The segment TTTTAATTGTTTATGCTTTTATGGAGCTCGAAGAAGCAAAAGCATTTAAACCTTCCTTAGTTTTTCCTAACGAAAAAGATAATACTCTTACATAATTTTGAATATCAAAAAGGTTTTAAAAATAATATTACCTCTTATTTTGGGAGGTTTTTTAGTTTGGTATTCTCTCTCTAATATTTCTATAGATGTTTTAATTGGCTACTTTAAAGAAGCAAATTATAATTGGATTTTTTTAGGATTATTTTTTGGAATTTTAAGCCATTTATCAAGAGCTTATAGATGGAAATTTATGTTAGAACCTTTAGGTTTTAGACCAAAATTTACCAATAGTGTTTTAGCTGTTTTAGTAGGTTACTTAGTAAATTTAGCACTACCAAGAGCAGGAGAAGTATCTAGAGCTTTAGTGTTAACAAATTACGAAGACGTACCGTTTGAAAAAGGATTTGGAACCATAGTAGCAGAACGTATTGCCGATTTAATTATGATGTTATGCATCATAACAATTACACTTTTTGTTCAGTTCGATTTTATTTACGAACTCTTAACTAAGAATTTCGACCCAACTAAAATAATTATTGGTTTAGTAATTTTAGTTATTGGTTTTTACATCTTTTCTTCCTTTGTAAAAAAAGCAAAATCCGGATTTCTATTAAAAATTAAAACTTTTGCTTCTGGTTTATTAGAAGGCGTTACAAGTATTTTTAAGATGAAAAATAAATGGGCTTTTATTTTTCATACCGTATTTATTTGGGCAATGTATGTTGCTATGTTTTGGGCAACAATACCTGCAATTGAAGGTTTAAATGTTCCTTTAGGCGGAATTTTAATTGGCTTTATTGCTGGTGGATTTTCTATTGCGGCAACAAATGGTGGCGTTGGTTTATACCCAATTGCTGTTGCTGGAGCACTCGCTTTGTTTGATATTCCTACAGAACCCGCAACCGCTTTTGGTTGGATTATGTGGACCGCCCAAACTGCAATGATTATTGTTTTTGGAGGATTGGCGTTTTTCCTTTTACCCATTTATAATAAGAATAAGTAATTTTTGGGCGTTACCTAAAGGTCGCGCTTTCATTACTCGCTTTTTCCTCATGCTAATAAAAATTAGCATCTCAAAAAAGAGCTCAAACATGCCATTCAATCGCTAACGCAATTATTTGCCAACTTTAAGAAAATCTTATTTTTATCTATTTTAAAAAATTATCAGCTCATAAACTTTGTAACTTTGTTACTTTCAAACTTTAGAAACTCTTTTTAAATGGCTAAAACCAAAACAACTTTTTTCTGTCAGAATTGTGGAACTCAACATGCAAAATGGGTAGGACAATGTGGCGCCTGTAAAGAATGGAATACGATTGTAGAAGAAGTAATTCAAAAAGAAGAAAAGCGTTCTTGGAAACAAGCAACAACAGCAAAACAAGTTTCAAAACCGTTAAGAATTGCTGATATTCAGTTAAACCCAGAAGAACGAGTTGTTACCAATAATAACGAATTAGACACCGTTTTAGGTGGCGGATTAGTAAAAGGTTCTGTAACACTTTTAGGTGGGGAACCTGGTATTGGAAAATCGACTTTATTATTACAAGTTGCGCTAAAAATAAATCAAAAAGTACTCTATGTTTCTGGTGAAGAAAGTCAATCTCAAATAAAAATGAGAGCAGAAAGGTTAGAAACTAACAATTCTAATTGTTTAATTCTTACAGAAACAAACACGCAAAATATCTTTAAAAATATTGAAGCTACAGCACCAGATGTTTTAGTGATAGATTCTATACAAACATTACATACAAATGCTATAGAAGCTTCTCCAGGAAGTATTTCTCAAATTAGAGAAACTGCTGCAGAACTAATAAAATTTGCCAAAGAAACAGCTACGCCAGTTTTATTAATTGGTCATATAAATAAAGAGGGACATATTGCTGGACCAAAAATTTTAGAACACATGGTAGATGTTGTTTTACAATTTGAAGGAGACAGAAATCATACCTACAGAATTTTACGATCACAAAAAAATAGATTTGGCTCAACATCAGAATTAGGAATTTATGAAATGCTTTCTACAGGTTTAAGAGAAATTTCAAATCCATCAGAAATATTAATATCTAAAAAAGATGCCGATTTAAGCGGAACAGCAATTGCATCTACTTTAGAAGGGATTAGACCTTTAATGATAGAAATTCAAGCTTTAGTTTCTACCGCAGTTTATGGAACACCACAACGTTCCACAACAGGTTATAATTTAAAACGCTTACACATGATTTTAGCAGTTCTAGAAAAAAGAGCTGGCTTTAAGTTGGGTGCAAAAGATGTATTTTTAAATATTACTGGAGGAATAAATGTAGATGATCCAGCCATAGATTTGGCAGTTGTAGCGGCAATTTTATCATCCAATCAAGATATTGCCATAAACCCGAACGTGTGTTTTGCTGCAGAAGTTGGTTTAGCAGGAGAGATTAGACCTGTTTCTAAAATTGATCAACGTATTTTAGAAGCAGAAAAGCTAGGTTATAAAACTTTTGTAGCTTCTAAATACAATAAGATTACTTCTAAAAACCACGGAATTAAATTGATTTTAGTTGGTAAGATTGAAGAAGCTTTTGCTACTTTATTTGCTTAGTTTTCTCGGTTTAATTAATTTGGTAAACGCTAAACCCTAAAGGGATAACTTTGATTCCATCTTTTATAAGATTAAAATAAAAAACAGGAAAGCACATTGCTTTCCTGTTTTTTATACTAAAAAGTTTAATTATCTATAAAAAATTTCCTTCAGCATCCATTTTAACTTTTAAACGTTCATTACCATTCTCTAATGTTAATTTATATACTTTTTTAGCCTCTCTATCATCCCTATAGCTTAATAAATAAACATCTTTAGAAACTCTCCATTTAGGAAAACGTTCTGCGACAGCAGTAGCTACTGCTATTGGTAGTCTAATGTTATTATACTTTTCTATGGTATTAATAATATTACTGTCTTTATCATAAACTGCAACAATTTTTCCTTTTGGAATAAAAAATGAAACAGTATAATAATCATAATCATCATCATAAAAATCTGATTTTCTTACATCATAAGTAGCTACTGACCTTTGTAGTAGTTTAACAGGTATCGCTGCTTTTTGAGAATCAATCTTATCTAAATATTTGTAATTTCTGGCAAAAATAGTTATCTCAGACAATTCTATTGGATCTTGGGCAAATGCTGGTATTGATAAACCAATAACAACAAATAAAATAATTAATTTTTTCATAATTTATTTTTTAAATTAGTAACAATAATGGACGTTTTTATATCCTTTTGTCAAAACTAATACACTAATTATTCTTTTGCAATGATGATAGTCAGCTGCCGAATAATTAGAAAATAAAAAAGTAGCATAGAATAGAATCAAAAAAAAACCGAACATCTCTGCTCGGTTTATATCAATTTATAAGAATTTTCTGAATTACACTTCGACAAGCTCAGTGTAAAGATTCAGCATAAATTATTTTTTATTTACAACTTTAATGTACTTATCTAAAGCCATTGTCATAGAAGGTGTTTCTGGAGAAGGTGCAACAATATCACACTTTAAACCGGCTGCTGTAACTGCTGCAACAGTAGAGTTTCCAAAAGCAGCAATTCTTGTTTCCTTTTGCTCAAAGTTTGGAAAATTCTTGAATAACGATTCTATTCCTGAAGGGCTAAAAAATACAAGCACATCATAAACCACATTTTCTAAATCTGATAAATCACTTACAACAGTTTTATACAAATCTGCTCTTGTCCAAGTAACTTCAATTTTATTTAATTCTTCTGGAATTAATGATTTTAATTTATCCGAAGAAGGTAGTAAGAATTTTTCTGATTTATGCTTTTTAATCAACTTAATTAACTCAGGAAAAGTTCTAAGACCAACATAAATTTTACGTTTTCTATAAACAACATACTTTTGTAAGTAATAAGCTACAGCTTCAGATTGACAGAAATATTTCATATCATCTGGCACTTTAAAACGCATTTCTTCAGCAATTCTAAAGAAATGATCTACAGCATTTCTACTCGTCAAAATTATTGCTGTAAAATTATTTAAATCTATTTTCTGACTTCTAACTTCCTTTACTTCAATACCTTCAACATGAATAAAAGATCTAAAATCAATCTTTACTTTTTGTTTGTCAGACAAATCAAAATAAGGTGAAGTTTCTGTCTTTGGTGGTGGTTGTGATACTAGAATAGTTTTCACTTTCATAAGCTTTCGTTTTGTATTTAAAATATCAATTTAAACAGTATAAATAGGGGTGCTATTTCGAAGGCGCAAAGATACAATATAAAATAAAACAACTCACTAAAAATCAGCTTTTTGTTATTTACAACGTGTGCTACAAAACGTATGAAGAATAAGATAGCAGTTAAATAGAATAAAAAAGAGGCATTAAGCTGAGAGTATTCAACCAAAATAACCCCTCCAAAAAGCAAAAAAGTGATTGCATATAAGTAACTAGTTTTTGAAACTAAAAAAAAATGAACTCCCTTATTTATTAAGAATAAACTAGAAAATAAATATTCTAAAATCCATTTAACTAAAAAATAAATTAAAACTAATGAAAAAATAGCAAAAAAAGAATAAAAACCTTCTTCCCTATTATTTACATTTTCTCTAATGAAAAAATATAAAATTAGAGATAAAACAGTTACAGAAAAGGTAAAAATTAAAATATAAAATCCTTTAAAAATCATTCTGTTTTCATCTGTTTCAATCTCTACAAAACCCTTATTAAACAAAGCAGAAACGTAGCCTTTTAGTTTTATTGAGTCTATTCCTTTTAATAAAAAAACAATAGCCAGAAGCAAAACCAAAAGAAGGGTAATAAAATTATTTTCTATAACTATTTTTTCTAGTGCCTGCACTTTTTTGTTTTAGTAATATTAACACAAAATTAGTAATTAAATAATGTATATTTGTCTTCTTACTACATGAAAATTTATTTATGTCTGACACGCTAGTTATTATCCCTACCTATAACGAAAAGGAAAACATTGAGGCGATTATTAGAGCTACATTTAATCAAGAAAAAAAATTTAATATTTTAATTGTTGATGACAACTCTCCTGATGGAACTTCTGAAATTGTAACCAAACTAATTACTGAATATCCAAATAAGCTTTTTTTAGAAAAAAGGCTAGGAAAAAGCGGATTAGGAACTGCATATATTCATGGTTTTAAATGGGCAATTGATAAAAAATACGATTACATTATAGAAATGGATGCCGATTTTTCTCATAACCCTAAAGATTTAATTCGCTTATACAACGCTTGTCATAAAGATAGTGCGGATGTATCTGTTGGTTCTAGATATGTAGAAAATAAAGTGAATGTTGTAAATTGGGATATAAAAAGATTATTACTTTCTTATTTTGCATCTAAATATGTGCGTTTTATTACAAGAATACCTGTTTTTGATACAACTGCCGGTTTTGTTTGCTACAAGCGTACTGTTTTAGAAACTATTAAATTAGATAAAATAAAATTTGTAGGGTATGCTTTTCAAATTGAAATGAAATTTAAAGCTTGGAAACATAAATTTAAGATAAAAGAAGTTTCTGTTGTGTTTACAGATAGAACTTTAGGAGAATCTAAAATGAGTGGAAACATTGTATCCGAAGCACTTTTTGGAGTAATAAAAATGCGTTTAAACGGATTACCAAAATAAATATAATGAGTGAAATTTCTATAAGACCCTCAAAAATTGAAGATCTAAAAACCTTATTAGAATTTGAACAAGGTGTTATAAAGGCAGAAAGACCTTTAGATCCATTGTTAAAAGAAGGAAAAATCACTTATTATAATATTACAGAATTAATTACTTCAGAAAACATTCAGCTTTTAGTTGCAATGTCTAATAATGAAATTGTTGGATCTGGTTATATAAGATTAGAAAACTCTAATCATTACCAAAAAAACCCACTTCATGGTTATATTGGTTTTATGTTTGTAAAACCTGCTTTTAGAGGACAAAAAATTAGTGCAAAAATTTTAGAATCTTTAAAAAATTGGGGAAAAGAAAAAGAATTAAAAGAATTAAGATTAGATGTTTATAGCAATAATCTATCTGCAATAAAATCTTATAGCCGTTTTGGTTTTAATAACAGTTTGGTAAATATGAAAATGGAAATTTAATTAAAAAAATGACACAATTTACTTTAATAAAAAACGCAAGAATAGTTAATGAAAACAACATTTTTAAAGGTGATGTTCTTATTGAAAATGAAATTATAAAAGAAATTTCTACAGAAATAAATCCACCTGAAAACACAAAAATTATAAACGCAGAAGGAAATTATTTAATTCCTGGTTTTATAGATGATCAAGTGCATTTTAGAGAACCTGGTTTAACACATAAAGCAAATATTGCAACAGAAAGTAAGGCTGCAATTGCTGGTGGAATTACTACTTTTATAGAAATGCCAAACACAGTACCTCAAGCAACTACGCAAGATTTATTAGAAGATAAATTTAAAATTGCTGCAAATGATTCGTACGCAAATTATTCATTTATGTTTGGTGGAACAAATGATAATTTAGAGGAATTGTTAAAAACAGACCCTAAAAAAGTAGCCGGAATTAAATTGTTTTTAGGTTCTTCTACAGGAAATATGTTGGTTGATGATGAAGCTATCTTAGAGAAAATTTTCTCTTCAACAAAAATGATTATTTCTGTACATTGTGAAGACGAGGCAACGATCAGAAAAAATACAGAAAAATTTAAAGCTGAGTTTGGAGATGATATTCCTGTTAAATATCATCCAATTATTAGAAGTGAAGAAGCCTGTTATTTATCCTCTTCAAAAGCAATCGCTTTAGCTAAAAAGACAGGTGCAAGATTGCATATTTTTCATGTTTCAACCGCAAAAGAGACAGCACTTTTTAGAAATGATATCCCTTTAGAGGAAAAACAAATTACTGCAGAAGTTTGTATTCATCATCTATGGTTTTCAGATAAAGATTATGACGAAAAAGGAATGCTAATAAAATGGAACCCTGCTGTAAAAACCGAAAAAGACAGACTAGGTTTGTGGGAAGCTTTGTTAGATGACAGGATTGATGTACTTGCAACAGATCATGCTCCTCATAGAATTGAAGAAAAAGACAATGTATATGCAAAAGCGCCAAGTGGTGGGCCATTAGTACAACATGCTGTTACAGCAATTTTAGAAAAAGTAAAAGAAGGCGTTATTTCTATTGAAAAAGCGGTAGAAAAAATGAGCCATAATCCTGCAAAATTATTTCAAATTGAAAAAAGAGGTTTTATAAAAGAAGGTTTTTATGCAGATTTGGTTTTGATAAATCCAAACAAATCTTGGACTGTTTCTAAAGACAATATTTTATATAAATGTGGTTGGTCTCCTTTTGAAGGAACAACATTTTCATCTACAATAACACATACTTTTGTAAACGGGAATTTAATGTATAATGAAGGTGTTTTTAACGAAGAAATTAAAGGTAAAAGACTAACTTTTAATAGGTAATTATGAATAAAAGCTTATACCTAATACTTTTAATTTTCTTGTTTTCTTGTACAAGTAACACCATTTTTGAAAAACCAAAAGATCTCATTCCTAAAGACAGTATGAGTCTTTTAATTCAGGAAATGATGATTGCTTCTTCTGCTAAACATATAAAAAACATAAACCAACAAAAGAATATTAATTATATGCCTTTTGTCAGTGAAAGGTACAAGATTGATAGTTTACGTTTTCAGAAAAGTAATCTTTATTATATGTCTAAAATAGATCTATATGAAGAAATTCTTACAGATGCCAAAACATCTCTTCAAAGTAGAAAAGATCTTTTTTCTAAATTAAAAACAGCATTAGATTCTATTAGAAAAGATTCTATCAGTAATATAGGAAAGAAAGAAAGGCTTTTAATTTCTCATAAAAAAGACGCAATAGAGAATTTAACAAATATGATATTTCCTAAAATAGATACTTTAAATAAAAAATTATTGATAGATACAGTAAGTGAAAAACCTAATTTTTAAGGTAATTATTGGAAGTTCTCTTTATTGATTTTTCTATTGATTCAAACTCAAAATTAAGTAGTTTTTTAATTTTTTCTGATGAATATTTAGAAACACTATGTGCAGATCTTGCAGAGTATTTACTCAACAAAGGGGGGGTGCCAGAAATAGCTGACAAGAAACTAGAAATTCGCCAAAAAATAGAAGTCTGCCAAGGTTTTATACTTTTACTTGGTCTTTTTTTACCAAAACCATCCGCAATTAAAAAGAAAACTTCTTTAAAAGATTTGTTTTCTGAAACTAAAATAAAACGTTCGTTTTTAACTTCTGAATTCATTAATAAAATCATAGATGCTACCACATCTTTTACACCTACAAAACCGGTAATTCCTTCTGTAAAATACTTAAATCCATTATAAATTTGGGAAAATAATTTTCCTGAACCAGAATTCCAAAAACCACTTCCTAAAATTACTCCAGGATTTACAATAACAACCTTAACTCCTTCTTGGCTAGCACGCCAAATTTCCATTTCTGCACCAAATTTTGTAATTGAATAACCACTGTTATCTTTTTGACTATTCCACTCATTTTCTTCTGTAACTATATTGCCATTTAGAGAATCGCCAATAGCAGCAATTGAACCTACAAAACATAGTTTTTTTACTTTGGCATCAATAGCTAAATTAACAACAATTGCAGTTCCATGAATATTTACTTTACGCATTTCTCTATAATCTTTTGGATTAAAAGAAATTAAAGCAGCACAATGATATACTTTATCTACCTCTAAAAAAGCAGGAATCATTGAAGGAACTTCTGTAATATCTGCTTTAAACCATTCAATTTTAGAGAACAGTTTTTCATCATCTGTATATAAAGAAAACACGTTTTTAACGCTTTCTATTTTATTTTCTGAACGATAAATAGCACGCACTTTTTTATCACTTGCAATTAAATGATACAATAGATGTGCGCCTACTAAACCTGTTCCTCCGGTTACTAAAATCATGTAAAAATCAATTTATAAAAAGAGAATTTTTCTATTTTTATTTCAAAAGTACTAAAATTTAAAAGGGTAAAATTCATCCTATCTAAAAATTAGATTTTTTCATTGATAAATGTATCTTTGTTGCCTGATTAATTTTATGGAAATGACAAACTTTGTTGAAGAATTACGTTGGCGTGGATTATTACATGATATCATGCCAGATACAGAAGAATATTTATTAAAAAACAAAACAGCTGGTTATATTGGCTTTGATCCTACTGCAGATTCTTTGCATATTGGTAGTTTGGTACAAATATTCATTTTAAAACATTTTCAAAACGCAGGCCATAATCCCATTGCTTTAATTGGTGGCGCAACAGGAATGGTTGGAGACCCTTCTGGTAAATCTGCAGAAAGAAATTTGTTAGATGAAGCTACATTAGAAAAAAATATTGCGGGAGTTAGAGAAAATTTAGAGCGTTTTTTAGATTTTGATGCAACCGCAGAAAATAAAGCTGAATTAGTAAACAATTACGATTGGATGAAAGATATTTCTTTAATCGATTTTGTTAGAGATACCGGAAAACATATTACTGTAAATTACATGATGTCTAAAGATTCTGTAAAGAAACGTTTAGGCTCTGAATCTTCCGTTGGAATGAGTTTTACAGAGTTTACCTACCAATTATTTCAAGGATACGATTTTTATCACCTGTACAAAGAGAAGAATTGTAAATTACAAATGGGTGGTTCAGACCAATGGGGAAATATTACAACGGGTACAGAATTAATACGTAGAAAAGCACAAGGAAAAGCGTACGCTATTACAGTTCCTTTGGTTACAAAGGCAGATGGAACAAAATTTGGTAAAACGGAAGGTGGTAATATTTGGTTAAATGCAGACAGAACTTCACCTTACAAATTTTATCAATATTGGTTAAATTCTTCAGATGAAGATGCAGAAAACTTCATTAAAAAATTTACTTTTTTAGATAAAGAAACTATAGAAAATTTAATTGTAGAGCACAAAGAAAATCCGCATTTACGTTTATTACAAAAAAAGCTTGGAGAAGAAGTAACCATAATAACACATGGTAAAGAAGCGTATGAAAATGCTTTAAAAGCTTCTAATATTTTATTTGGAAAATCTACTGCTTCTGATTTAAAATCTTTAGACGAACAAACGTTTTTAGATGTTTTTGATGGTGTGCCACAAGCAACTGTTTCTAAAGAAGATGTAGAAAATGGTTTGGATATGATTGGTGCTTTATCTGCTAAAACGAACTTTCTAAATTCTAATGGTGATGCTAGAAGAGCGTTAAAAGAGAACGCAATTTCTGTAAACAAAGAAAAAGTAAAAGAAGATTTTACGATTTCTAAAGAAGATTTAATTGCAAATAAATATGTGTTATTACAGCGTGGTAAAAAAACATATTATTTACTAAAAGTTGAGTAATATTAACTTTATAAAACATAAAAAAGAGCTGAATTACTTCAGCTCTTTTTTTATCATCATTCACAAACTCCCCCAAGTCTGCTTGCCATTAATTTTTAGTTTTTAGTTTTTCCCAATTTATATCTGCTTGTTTTTGTAACTTTTCGGCACCTTCATTTGTCCATATTTCAAGAGTATTTGTTCCCCAAGAATTATAAAATAAATATAATTTTTCGTCCCTTATTTCAAATGTTTTAGGATCGATAGAAACTTTTTCTCCATTTTTACCAATTGCAAATGCACAATATCCTCCATATTGAGGAATAAATTTCTCTGGCGAATTTTTAAATTTCTCTAAATGTTCTTTAGATGAAAACTTAAATTTTACTCCTTCAAAAATTGCTATAAATTTCTTGTCTCCTTTTTCTGCTTTGTTATTAAAGTACGCTACAACATCATAACCTTCTGCTACAAAACCTGTTTTTGTATTGTAATCTGTTTTTTGGGCAAAAGAGGTGAAAGAAACTAAAAGGAAAAAAAAGATAACTAAATTTTTCATCGAGTATGGTTTTTCAATTTGTCGATGAATTTTTTAGAACATTACAATAAAACCTCAGTAAGGTGTTTAATTCATTTTTAGTAATGTTCCACTAAAAAAAATGAAAATATGTTTAAAAAAGAATCAAGTTAACAAACTATTTTTTTTCTGCCAAGACTTTTTTCAAATACTCATTTTGCTTTTCTAACAGTTCATTTGTTTTGTTCATCAACTCAATGTTTTTAGGTGTAACAATCGTTTTGTTTTTAGGGTCCTCTGCTTTTTTCTTTATAGAATTCATTATTTTTACCACAATAAAAACAGTAAAAGCAATAACTAAAAAATCGATTCCTGCACCCACTAATTTACCATAACCAATTGCAATTTCTTCTGGTTTAGTAACTCCGTCAATAACAATAGCTTCTCTTAAAATAAACTTTTTATTTTCCCAATTTGTACCATTTGTTAAAAAAGATAATGGAGGCATTAAAACCTCTTTTACAAGTACATTTACTACTTTATTAAATGCTGCACCAATGATAACACCAATAGCAATATCTATCATGTTTCCTTTTACAGCAAATTCTTTAAACTCTTGAAACAATTTTATTTTCATACTTTTTTTATAACACCATTAAGTTACAACCTCTAATATCTGAACTATCAAAACGTCCAATAATTTCAAACGTTTGGTTTTTATAAACTTTTCCTAAATCTTGGGTTGCAATAAAAGAACACGAATTGTAATTTGCTAAATCAATAACATTAATTCCTCCGTTTTTTCCTTTTGCTTGAATTGTTAATGCATCTTCTGTGTCTCTTGTAAGAATTTTCATCCAAGGAGGGCAATTAAAGACGCCGTTTCCTTTAGAATATCCTTGACTTAACAATTCTGTCATCCCATATTCTGAGTGAATTTCATCAACTCCAAAACCTTTTTTTAAGGTATTGTGTAGTTCTTCTCTAACTAACTCTTTTCTTCTTCCTTTCATTCCACCAGTTTCCATAATTATGGTATTTTTAAGGTTGAATTGTTGCTGCTCAATTAAATCTAACAAAGCAAAAGAAACGCCAATAAGTAACACTTTTTGTCCTTTTTGGTTCAATTCTATCAGCTTTTTAGCTAATTCTTCTAAGTTGTTTAGATAAAATCCGCTTTCTATATTTTTAGATTTTATAATTAAATCATCAACCATAAAAACCAAAGAAGAACCTTTACGCTCTATATAATTTGGTAATAAAGCTAAAACTACATACCCTTCTATGTTTCCATAAAAGTGTAAAAACCCTTTTAAATAACTTTCTTTATAAAGGTTGATGTCTGTTACAAAATGCTTGCTTGTTATGCTACCTGTTGTTCCAGAACTTGTAAATATTTCTTCAACTTTATCTAAAGAAGACAGCACTTTTTTTGTCTTAAAAAACTGTATTGGTAAAAACGGAATTTCTTCAATCGTTTTTACATCTGATGGATGAACATATAACAAATCACAAAAAGAACGATACACTTTATTATTTTTAAACTGATATTTAAAAACTTCTAGCGCTACGTTTGTAAAATCTTCTTCGCTTTGTATATTAAAAATGGATTCTTTCATAAGCTTTTGCAAAAATAACATTATTACACACAACCTTTTTATTCTTTTTGCATCTTATAAGAAAAGGTATAATTTATGAAACATGTTTTTTAGTTTTTAATATTCTCTTCCTTATTCCTTGTAATGAAACGAAAGAAGTAATTGCTACAAAAATAATCCACTATAAAATTTTATTTAAACACCGTTAATCTATTATAGTTAACCTTTTAACGACATATTTTGTTCTTTTATCGAAGTATTAAATCAGACTTATAACAATTATTTAATTTTGCTTTACTTTTTTTAAATATAAAATTTTTAATAAAAAGTTAGTTTTGAAGAAAAATAAAAATGATTTATTTAAAAACGACCTACAGAACTTTAAGCGGAACAAAAGAAGTCATTGAAATTCCTAAAAAGACATTCACTCAATGGATAATCTATCAAGATAACAAACCTAAATTTTATGTAGATTTTTACGATTTAGAAAAAGAATCTAACTCAATGATGAATAGTTTAGTTTTGTGTACCAATAGAACAATAGAAGAGGCTTTAATTCTTATCAACAAAAAAAATAACATCAATTTATCTGTTCCAAAAATATCTAAATTAGGTTTAAAGATGAAATTAAAATCTGAATTTATAGAATTAGATTTACAACCAATTCCATTAAAATGGTTAGGCTATTCTTTGTAAATTTTTACAAGTAATTCCCCTTTATCATTCATTGAAGCTCTATACATTCCTGCAGTATTAAACTCAAAAGACATATTTCCGTTTTTGTCTAAAGCAACAACACCGCCAGTTCCACCAAGTTTTGTTA is part of the Polaribacter sp. SA4-10 genome and harbors:
- a CDS encoding lysylphosphatidylglycerol synthase transmembrane domain-containing protein is translated as MNIKKVLKIILPLILGGFLVWYSLSNISIDVLIGYFKEANYNWIFLGLFFGILSHLSRAYRWKFMLEPLGFRPKFTNSVLAVLVGYLVNLALPRAGEVSRALVLTNYEDVPFEKGFGTIVAERIADLIMMLCIITITLFVQFDFIYELLTKNFDPTKIIIGLVILVIGFYIFSSFVKKAKSGFLLKIKTFASGLLEGVTSIFKMKNKWAFIFHTVFIWAMYVAMFWATIPAIEGLNVPLGGILIGFIAGGFSIAATNGGVGLYPIAVAGALALFDIPTEPATAFGWIMWTAQTAMIIVFGGLAFFLLPIYNKNK
- the radA gene encoding DNA repair protein RadA — its product is MAKTKTTFFCQNCGTQHAKWVGQCGACKEWNTIVEEVIQKEEKRSWKQATTAKQVSKPLRIADIQLNPEERVVTNNNELDTVLGGGLVKGSVTLLGGEPGIGKSTLLLQVALKINQKVLYVSGEESQSQIKMRAERLETNNSNCLILTETNTQNIFKNIEATAPDVLVIDSIQTLHTNAIEASPGSISQIRETAAELIKFAKETATPVLLIGHINKEGHIAGPKILEHMVDVVLQFEGDRNHTYRILRSQKNRFGSTSELGIYEMLSTGLREISNPSEILISKKDADLSGTAIASTLEGIRPLMIEIQALVSTAVYGTPQRSTTGYNLKRLHMILAVLEKRAGFKLGAKDVFLNITGGINVDDPAIDLAVVAAILSSNQDIAINPNVCFAAEVGLAGEIRPVSKIDQRILEAEKLGYKTFVASKYNKITSKNHGIKLILVGKIEEAFATLFA
- a CDS encoding nicotinate-nucleotide adenylyltransferase, which produces MKKLIILFVVIGLSIPAFAQDPIELSEITIFARNYKYLDKIDSQKAAIPVKLLQRSVATYDVRKSDFYDDDYDYYTVSFFIPKGKIVAVYDKDSNIINTIEKYNNIRLPIAVATAVAERFPKWRVSKDVYLLSYRDDREAKKVYKLTLENGNERLKVKMDAEGNFL
- a CDS encoding uroporphyrinogen-III synthase — translated: MKVKTILVSQPPPKTETSPYFDLSDKQKVKIDFRSFIHVEGIEVKEVRSQKIDLNNFTAIILTSRNAVDHFFRIAEEMRFKVPDDMKYFCQSEAVAYYLQKYVVYRKRKIYVGLRTFPELIKLIKKHKSEKFLLPSSDKLKSLIPEELNKIEVTWTRADLYKTVVSDLSDLENVVYDVLVFFSPSGIESLFKNFPNFEQKETRIAAFGNSTVAAVTAAGLKCDIVAPSPETPSMTMALDKYIKVVNKK
- a CDS encoding DUF4271 domain-containing protein encodes the protein MQALEKIVIENNFITLLLVLLLAIVFLLKGIDSIKLKGYVSALFNKGFVEIETDENRMIFKGFYILIFTFSVTVLSLILYFFIRENVNNREEGFYSFFAIFSLVLIYFLVKWILEYLFSSLFLINKGVHFFLVSKTSYLYAITFLLFGGVILVEYSQLNASFLFYLTAILFFIRFVAHVVNNKKLIFSELFYFILYLCAFEIAPLFILFKLIF
- a CDS encoding polyprenol monophosphomannose synthase is translated as MSDTLVIIPTYNEKENIEAIIRATFNQEKKFNILIVDDNSPDGTSEIVTKLITEYPNKLFLEKRLGKSGLGTAYIHGFKWAIDKKYDYIIEMDADFSHNPKDLIRLYNACHKDSADVSVGSRYVENKVNVVNWDIKRLLLSYFASKYVRFITRIPVFDTTAGFVCYKRTVLETIKLDKIKFVGYAFQIEMKFKAWKHKFKIKEVSVVFTDRTLGESKMSGNIVSEALFGVIKMRLNGLPK
- a CDS encoding GNAT family N-acetyltransferase — translated: MSEISIRPSKIEDLKTLLEFEQGVIKAERPLDPLLKEGKITYYNITELITSENIQLLVAMSNNEIVGSGYIRLENSNHYQKNPLHGYIGFMFVKPAFRGQKISAKILESLKNWGKEKELKELRLDVYSNNLSAIKSYSRFGFNNSLVNMKMEI
- a CDS encoding dihydroorotase, with amino-acid sequence MTQFTLIKNARIVNENNIFKGDVLIENEIIKEISTEINPPENTKIINAEGNYLIPGFIDDQVHFREPGLTHKANIATESKAAIAGGITTFIEMPNTVPQATTQDLLEDKFKIAANDSYANYSFMFGGTNDNLEELLKTDPKKVAGIKLFLGSSTGNMLVDDEAILEKIFSSTKMIISVHCEDEATIRKNTEKFKAEFGDDIPVKYHPIIRSEEACYLSSSKAIALAKKTGARLHIFHVSTAKETALFRNDIPLEEKQITAEVCIHHLWFSDKDYDEKGMLIKWNPAVKTEKDRLGLWEALLDDRIDVLATDHAPHRIEEKDNVYAKAPSGGPLVQHAVTAILEKVKEGVISIEKAVEKMSHNPAKLFQIEKRGFIKEGFYADLVLINPNKSWTVSKDNILYKCGWSPFEGTTFSSTITHTFVNGNLMYNEGVFNEEIKGKRLTFNR